The Acidobacteriota bacterium genomic interval CGGACGGCGCCCTCGTGATCGATCTCGCGGAGATGCCGGCCGACGAGCTGGTCCGGGAGATGAGGCGCGAAAGCGAGCGCGCGACCGCCCAGCCCGCGACTCCCTGAACGGTCCCGGCTCAGGCCCGGGGAAAGCTCCCCGCCTCTTCCGGCGGCTCCCCCGTCTCGAGCCACGCCACCAGCCTCTGGTAGCGTTCGATCTCCTCGTCGTCCGCCGGGAAGAACAGCCCTCCGCACACGCCGTCGTCCCGTGCGCTGGTCCGGAGGTTCATCACGAGCAATTCCCCCTCGATCGTGAGATCCCCGACGACCAAGGTCACCTCCGGCAGGCAGTCGCCCGGCTCGAGAAGGGGCAGGGGCCTCGAGAAGGTGAAGGAAATCCCGGAAGCGCTGATGTCGCGCAGGGGCAGGTCCACGGGCCGCGGGCCCAGGAACGGGTAGAGAAAGCGCACGCGGCCCGAAACGCCGGGGGGAAGGCGGAAGCGGCGGTGCTTCCGGCGGCACGCGATCACGGGTGGGAGCATCGGAGTCGCTTCTCCTGTCGGCTTTTCCGGGCGATCCGCCCCCATGCCGGAATCTAGGCGTCCGGCCTCGCCCGGGCCAGAGGCATCGGAGGGTGGCGATGGGTTATCGTCGCCGCGTGCGCGGTACGACCTCCGAACGGGCCGAGCTTCCGGCGGCAGCCGGAGCGCTAAGGCGGTCCCTTCTGAACTGGTTCGAACGAAACCGGAGAGATCTGCCGTGGCGCAACCGCCGGGATCCGTTCGCGGTCTGGGTCTCCGAAATCATGCTCCAGCAGACGACCGCCGCCACGGCGGCCCGCTACTACGGTCCCTTCCTCGAGCGGTTCCCCGACGTCGCTGCCCTGGCCGCGGCCCCCGAGGACGAGGTGCTCGCGGCGTGGTCGGGTCTCGGTTACTACCGGCGGGCGCGCCGCCTGCGTCTCGCCGCCCGCCGCATCGTGGCGTCGGGGGGCCGGTTCCCGTCGACTTCTCGCGAGTGGCTCCGGCTGCCCGGTGTCGGGCGCTACGCCGCCTCGGCCATCGCGTCGATCGCCTTCGGCGAGCCGGTCGCGGCGGTGGACGGCAACGTGCGGCGAGTGCTCGCGCGGCTCCTGGCCCTGGAAGGCGACCCCGCGCGAGGCAGCGGCGCGCGCCGAATCGAAGACGCCGCCTCTCGGCTCGTGGCCGGTGCCCGGCCCGGCGACGTCAACGAGGCTCTCATGGATCTGGGGGCGACGACCTGCAGGCCCCGCCGGCCGGACTGCGCGCGCTGCCCCTGGCGCAGGTGGTGCCGCGCGCTGGCGGACGGCTCCCCAGAGAGGTTTCCCCCGCCACGGACCCGCCCGGACGAGATCCGCGTCGCGCGCGCCGCCGCCCTGCTCCGCGGGCGCGGTTGCGTCCTGCTGCGCCGGGGGCCGCGGGGAAGCCTGAACGAGGGGATGTGGGATCTCCCCGGGGCCGAGCTGTGGCGGTCCGGGCCCGGCGCTTCGCGGGGAGGCGAGCCCGAGTCGTGGTCTCCCCGGATGGCGAGGCGCTTTCGGCTCGCGCTGCGCCGGGAAACCGGGCTCGCGATCCGCCCGGGCCGGCTCCTCGGAACCTTCCGCCACGTCATCACGCGCCACCGGATCCGCTTGTTCGTCGTCGAGGCCCGCCTGGAAGCGGAGCCCGCCGGCGACGGGTGGGCGTGGTTCTCTCCTCCCCGCCTGGCCGGGGCTGCTCTCACCAGCGCCGCTCGCCGGGCCCTCCGGGCAACCGGAGTCCTGACAGAGCGTTGAGATCCGGGGGCGGCCGGCGCGAAGAGGGGCTGGCCGTGGCCGCGACCGGGGGTTGCGAAGGGGTGGCGCGGCTCTGCCGCGCCGCGTCAAACAGCGCAGCGCCCAGCGGACGGCCGATGTCGGCGGTCCGACAACCGGCGTTGCCGCGTCGCGGCAGCCCGCGGCCGGGCCTCAGGAGCTCGCGCCGCTGGCACGCAGGAGCAGGGAATAGAGGCGCTGGAGGTCGTCGTCGTTCGCGAAACGGATCTCGATCCTCCCGCGGCCCGCTCGGGTCTGATGGATGGTGACGCGCGACTGGAGGGCGCGGGCCAGCGTCCGCTCCGCCGCAGCGACGTTGGGGTCGCGCCGAGAGGCGGCGTCCCGCCGCCTCAGGCCGGCGAGCGGGTCGGACGCGCGCCTCACCTGCTCTTCGAGCTCGCGCACCGACCACCCGCGGGCGACCGCCTTTCGAGCCAGAGCCACTTGCGCCACCGGGTCGCGGAGTCCCGCCAGGGCCCTGCCGTGCCCCATTTCCAGGCGCCCCTTCTCGAGAAGCTCCCGAACCTCCTCGGGCAGCTCCAGGAGCCTGAGGTAGTTGGCCACCGTGCTCCGGGGCTTGCCGAGCCTCTCGGCCACCTCCGTTTGCGACAGGCCCAGCCGGCGGACGAGTTCCCGGAAGGCGAGCGCCGTTTCGATCGGTCCGAGGTCGTCGCGCTGGAGGTTCTCGATGAGGGCGATCTCGAGGAACTTCTCGTCGGGAAGGTCCCGCACGATGACGGGGACCCGCGCCAGACCCGCCTTTCTCGCGGCGCGCAGCCGGCGCTCGCCCGCGATCAGCGTGTAGCGGCCGTCGGGGTCCTTCCGGACGAGGAGCGGCTGGAGGACCCCCGCGTTGCGGATCGACTCCGCGAGCGCGTCGATCTCCGCCTCGTCGAACTCGCGGCGGGGCTGCTGCGGGTTCGGACGGATCCGAGCGATCTCGACGTCTTGCGGGGCGCCGCCGAGGTCGACGCCGCCCGGGGGCACGTCAGGAATCAGGCTGCCCAGCCCCTTCCCGAGCGCCCTTCTCTTCGGCTCTCCCTTCACGGTCCAGGATCTCCTTCGCCAGCTCGAGGTAGGCGGCCGCCCCCTTCGAGCGGGAGTCGTAGAGGAAGATCGGCTTGCCGAACGAGGGGGCTTCGCCCAGCCGGATGTTGCGCGGGATGACCGTCTCGTAGACGGCCCCCCGGAAGAACTGCATCACTTCCTGCGCGACCTGACGCGAGAGGTTGGTGCGCTCGTCGTACATCGTGAGAAGAACGCCCTCGACCTCCAGGCGAGGGTTGAGCGACCGTTTCACCCGCCTCAGCGTCTCGATGAGCTGGGTGACCCCCTCCAGGGCGAGGTACTCGCACTGGATCGGGATCAAGACCGAGTCCGCCGCGGTCAGGGCGTTGACCGTCAGGAAGCTCAGGCTCGGGGGGCAGTCCATCAGCACGAACTCGTAGGCGTCTCTCACCGACCGCAAGAGATCCGCCAGGCGGAACTCGCGCCTCGGCAGGCCAGCGAGCTCCACCTCCGCCCCCGTGAGTTCGTTTTCCGAGGGGCAGAGGAAGAGGTTCTCCATGTCGGTCGGGAGCAGGATCTTCTCGAGGGAGACGCCTTCGATGAGGGAGTCGTAGATGGTGGCGCGGGCGGGATCGCGTTCGAATCCGAGCGCCCTCGTCGTGTTCGCCTGCGGGTCGAGGTCGATCAGCAAGGTGCGCCGGCCCGCCATCGCGAGCCCGGCCCCCAGGTTGACGGCGGTGGTGGTCTTCCCCACGCCCCCCTTTTGATTGGCCACGGCGATGGCGCGCCCCATGGTTCCCGGCCGTCCGTCCTCTCGAAGCGGCGAGGATAGCACACCGGTCGCGCGGGCCGGGACCTCCGCCGGCCCCAACTCGCTCCCGTCTCGGTGTTCCACGTGGAACGTCGCCAGAGAGGACCCGGGCGGGGCGCCGGCCGAGCGGCTCGGCCCTTCCCTCCGGCCGGCCCCATCCTCTCGCGCGGGAAGGATCGCGAGGCGATGCCGGGACGGCCGCGCATCTCGAACGGCGCACGTGGCCGCGCGCCGGCCTGCGATCGCGCAACTGTTCCACGTGGAACACCTCGCCGCACCGCACCTCCCACGGGGACGAGGAAGGACGGGCCCGGCGCGGGCTCTTCCCCGGCAACCGTTCGGAGGTGCACCCTCGATGGTGCGCTACGTCGGCCAACTCGATGAAAGGCGGGCACCTTGCGCCGATTTCGCGCGAAGCGGGCGGTTCGGCACGGCAACCGCGAAGGGCTCATCGAGTTGCGACGAAAAACGCACCATTGGGGAAGCACCTCGCAACCGCTCCACGTGGAACATCCCGGGTCCGCCCTTGGGGCGGCCCGAGGCCGGCTCCGACTCGGATGGCGGGAGCCGCCGGCCTGGAGGTGTTCCACGTGGAACATCTCTCGTCCGGCACGCGCCGCGACGCCGAAGAGGATCCCGCACGAACCGCGGGACGCCGCCGCGCCGGCGGTGTTCCACGTGGAACACTGAACACTCCCCCGCGCCCCGCGGCTGCCGCGCGGGTGTCGGGAGGGTCCGATCCGGCGCGCCGGAGCTGGCCGGCCCGCCGGTGTTCCACGTGGAACACCCGGACCCGCGTCCGGCGGGTGAGGATCGCCGGCGCGTCGGCTTGACCGGAGGCAAGGCGTGGTTTTGACTCTCACCTTCCGGAAGAGGAGGAGCGGGTGACGAGGAACCTTCCCCCGGTCGTCGTGATCGGCGGCGGCCATGCCGGTGTCGAGGCAGCGGATGCGGCCGCGCGGCTCGGGGCCGACGTGGTCCTCGTGACGCTCCGGCCGGAGGCGCTCGTCCGCCTTTCCTGCAATCCCGCCATCGGCGGGATCGGGAAGGGGCACCTGGTGCGCGAGATCGACGCGCTGGGCGGCCTGATGGGGAGGGCGGCCGACGCCGCGGGGATCCACTTTCGGGTCCTGAACCGGAGCCGCGGCCCGGCCGTGAGGGGGCCTCGGGCCCAGCAGGACTTCGAGACTTACCCCGCGGTGGTGCGGAGGCTTCTGGGCCGCCACGGGCGGGTCGAGCTCCTCGCGGGGGAGGTGGTGGGCCTCCGGTTCGACGGCGATCGCGTGAGCGCGGTCGAAACCGCGGCCGGAGAGGTCATCGAGGCGGCCTCGGTCGTGGTGACGACCGGGACCTTCCTGGGCGGAAAGCTCTTCCGAGGCGAAGAGGAGGAGCCCGGGGGACGCGCCGGCGAGCCGCCGTCCGTTGCCCTCTCCGAAGCCTTGAGGATGGCGGGTCTCCGCCTCGGGAGGTTCAAGACGGGTACGCCGCCCCGCCTCCTCGCCCGCTCGGTCGATCTGCAGCGATTCGAGGTTCAGCCCGGCGACGAGCCTCCCGAGCCGTTCTCGTTCGCGAACCTCGCGCTCCCGCGGTTCCGGCCCCCGATGCCGCAGGTGCCGACGCACCTCGCGCAGACGAACCCCCGGGTCCATGCGGTGGTGAGGGCGAACCTCGACCGTTCGCCGCTGTACACCGGGCGGATCCGGGCCAAGGGTCCCCGCTACTGCCCCTCCTTCGAGGACAAGGTCGTCCGTTTCCCGGACCGCGACCGCCACCTCCTGCACCTCGAGCCGATGGGAATCGAACATCCCTGGATATATGTGAACGGACTTTCGACAAGTCTTCCCCCCGAAGCGCAGGAGGAGATCGTCCACGCCATCGAGGGCCTGGAGGATGCCGTCATCGCCCGCTACGGCTACGCGGTGGAGTACGACTACGCGCCGCCCACCCAGTTGCACCCCACCTTGGAGGCGAAGACTCGGAGGGGCCTCTTCCTCGCCGGGCAGATCTGCGGCACGACGGGATACGAGGAGGCGGCCGGTCTGGGGTTGGTCGCGGGCGTGAACGCGGCACTGAGGGCCATGGGGCGAGACCCCTGGGTCCCGGACCGCTTCGACAGCTACCTCGGCGTCATGGTCGACGATCTGACGACCCGGGGCGTTCTCGAACCGTACAGGATGTTCACCTCGCGCGCCGAGATGCGGCTGTCGCTCTCGCCGGACACCGCGGATCGGCGGTTGCGCCCCGTCGCCGAGCACCTGGGGCTCGTCAGCCGTGCCGACCTCGAGCGGACGGAGCGCAGATGGGAGGCGATCCAGGCGGCGCGCGCCGCGCTGGAGCGGCGGGGACCTCGGGGCTCGGCGGCCCAGCGCCTTCGCCGGGGCGAACCGCCCGAGGAGGTCCTCTCCGAGGTGGAGGCCGCCCGCCGCCTGCCGCCCGCGGACCGCGCCACCCTCGCCGCCTCGGTCCGTTACGAGGGCTACCTCGAGCGGGAACGGAAGGAGGTGGCGCGCCTGCGCCAGGCGGAGTCGATCCGCCTTCCCCGGGACTTCGACTTCTCCCGCATTCCGGGGCTGTCTCACGAGGTGCGCGAAAGGCTGGCGGAAGTCCGGCCCGCCTCCCTGGGGCAAGCCGCCCGCATCCCCGGGGTGACGCCGGCGGCCCTAGCCCTGCTCGCCGCCGCGGTGGGCACCCGGCGGCACGCTGCACCGGCGTGATCGCGCCGGATCGGGAAGCGCTCGGAGCGGCGCGGCGCCTGCTGAGGCGGCGCCCCGAACTTCCGGAGGAGGTCCGCGAGCGGCTCGCGCTCCACTTCGGGCTGCTGTACGCGTGGAACGCGCGAATCAACCTCACCGCGCTCCGCGACCCGCACGTCGGGGCGGTGCGGCTCCTCGAGGAGTCGCTCGAGGCCTTGCCCTGCTTTCCGGAGCCCGCGGGGACCCTGGCCGATCTCGGCTCGGGAAACGGCTACCCCGGACTCGCTCTGCTTTGCGCTTTGCCCGGGTGGTCCGGGTATCTCGTGGAATCGGTCGAGCGGAAGGCGGCCTTCCTCAGCGCCGCCGTCCGAGAGGTCGGGCTCGGCGACCGGGTGCGCGTCCTCCACCAGCGGATCGCTTCTCCCCGGGACGTGCCGGATCGGGCCGGCACGGTCACGATGCGCGGTTTCCCCCGGCCGGTCGACTGGATCGCCCGCCTGGCGGCCGGCGAGCCTCCGCGCCGAGTCGTGGCGTGGCTCGGAAAGGCCGACGCGGTGGCCGCTGCCCGTCGCGTCGGGGGTTCCCGCCGCTCCCGCGTGATCCCTCTCGGTGAGGGACGCGGGGTTCTTCTCTGCGTGGAGCGGCTACGGGGCTGAGGGGAGCCGGTCACTTTCCGATGCAAAAGCGCGAGAAGATGCGCTCCAGAATCTCCTCCGGACCGACCTGTCCGAGGATCTCCCGCAAGTGCCCCACCGCTTGGCGCAGCTCGAGCGCCGCCAGCTCGGGTTCCCCTCCCGATCCCAGCAGGGTTCCCGCGCGCTCGAGGGCCGCCCGCGCCCTGTCGGCGGCGTGGCGGTGCCGCTCGTTCGCCAGGGCGACGCTCTCCAGCGGCGCCTCCCCGGGCGCCTCGAGCCGCCGGGCGATCTCGGCCCGGAGCCGGTCGATACCGGCCCCGGTGACGTTGCTCACGACGAGAGATCCGGGGACGGGAGGCGCGGCCGGCGGCCGGTCGCCGTGAGTCGCGACGAGCAGCTCGCGGGGGCCGGCCGGCGCGGGACGCTCACGCGTGGTGAGAGCGTAGACGCGAAGGACGAGGTCGGCCTCGCGTGCGGCCTGCCAGGCCCGTTCCTGCCCCGCCGCGTCGGCCTTCGACACCGCCGCGCCGACTCCCGCTGCGTCGACGAGCCGCACGGGCAGGCCCTCGATCACGACGACCTCCTCCACGAGGTCGCGGGTCGTCCCCGGCTCGTCGGTGACGATCGCCCGGTCCGAGCCGACGAGGTTGTTGAACAGCGAAGACTTCCCGGCGTTCGCCGGCCCGTGGAGCACCACCAGCGCTCCCTCCCGCACCCGCCGCGCGATGGCGCTGCGCTCGAGGAGCGCTTCGAGGCGGCCCGCGAGCTCCCGCGATTTGGCCCCCAGCCGTTCCGGGTCGGGCCGCAGCCGCTCCTCCTCGTCCGGGAAGTCGAGCCCCGCCTCCAGTTCCGCGAGGAGCGAAGCCACCTCCTCCGCGAGAGGCTGCAGCGCGCGCGCCACCTCTCCGCGGAGCTGGCGCGCGGCGAGATGCGCCTGTTCGACGGTGGCCGCCTCCACGAGGTCGGCGATCGCTTCCGCCTGGGTGAGATCGAGCTTGCCGTTCCGGACGGCCCGCACCGTGAACTCGCCGGGATCGGCCGGGCGAGCACCCGCCCGGCGGCATGCGGCGAGGAGTTCCCGCACCACCGCCGGCGAGCCGTGGCAGGTGATCTCCACCATCTCCTCGCCGGTGTAGCTCCTGGGCGCGGGAAACCAGACCGCGACGGCGGTGTCGAGCTCGCGGCCCGATCGATCGGACAGAACCGTCAAGTGCGCGTAGCGCGGGCGGGGCCGGGCGGGGAGGGACGGTGCGACGCGCCGTGCGACTTCCAGCGCCCGGGACCCGCTCAGGCGAACGACCGCGAGGGCCCCGCGCCCCGGCGGCGTCGCGGGTGCGACGATCGTGTCCCCTTCCTTCTGCGCCATCGCGGTGCTCCCTGCGGCCCGTCGCGCCGCGCCCGCGGATTGTCGTCCGGCCAGCCTTGACGCGCACGCGACCGCGGGGGAGAGTTGGGCTCTCGCGCGCCACGGGCCCGCGCTGCGATCCGGAGGCAGACTCGATGCGACCGCTCTGCAGAACGCCGCTCGCGCTCGCGCTCGCCGCCTGGCTCGCCGCCGCGCCCGGTGGGGCGGCGCTCGCCCAGTCCTCGACCGCGGGCCTCCGGGGAGTCCTCCTCGACCAGGAAGGACTTCCCGCTGTCGGCTTCCAGGTGGGATTGCGGCGGGCCACAGGGGACCTCTTCCTCTCCCCGCCCACCGGAAAGGACGGATCGTTCGCGCTCGCCGGGCTTCCACCGGGACGCTACGAACTGACCGCGTTCGATCCCCGCGGCGAGGAGTTGGGCGTCACGCGGAAGCAGGTTCTTCTCGAGGCGGGGCGGTACGAGCGCGTCGAGCTTCGCCTCTCCGGTCCTCCGCATCCGCCCGGCCGCGCACCGGCACCCGAACCGGCGGCCGAGCGGCCGAAGGCCGGGCGCCTGGTCACGATCGGAATCCCCGTCGCCGCGGCGGTGGTCGCCCTTCTCGTCGCGGGCGGCGGAGGCGAAGCGCCGGTGTCACCCTCGTCCCCGTGAGACGGACAGCCGCGCGGCGCGTTCCCGGCGCGGGCGAACCCGCGGACGCGGCCGCTGTCGATCACGGCCGGGCATCGACTCCCGCGCCCCCGACGCTCCGCCCTCGCGCGGCGGGGTGCTTCTCCTAGGGGGCGCAGCTTCCGCTCCTGCGCCCTCCGGTAGCCCGTCGCCGGGCCGGCGAATCGCCCACCGTCCGAACGGCTCCCCCGGAGATCCCGGCCGCTCCGCCACCTTCGATCTCTCCGCCGGCGCCCTCTGCCTCCGCCTCGGGACGCGCTCGGCCGATCGCCGCCACGCCGGCCGGTCCGGTCGACCCGACCGCGGCTCCCGCTCCGGCCGGAACCGCCTCCGGCTGGCGCTCATCGGCCCCGGCCGCCGCAGCGGCGCCCCGGCTTCGTTCAGCACCGGCCCCGCTCCCGGCCGCACCGGCGCGGCCGCTGCCGCGGATGGGGAAGCGGGGAGGGTTCCTCCAGCGCGGCATGCCGCAAAGATGACGGGAGCCGCGCTGCTGCGGAAGGGCCGATCGGCGGGTGCGGCCCGGAAGCGGGAGCCCGGGCCGGGCGCACCCACGCCCGCCCGGCGCGAACGCGCCCGCCGGGCAGGCATCCCGAGGCGGGCCCGGGAAAGCTCACCGGGCGCACGAATCGACCCGGTCGGGCGGGTAGCAGGCGGAGTCCGGGTGAGGGCGCTCGGTGCCGGAGGAGTCGGGGCCGAAGCTCCCCTCGAAACCCCCGTCGTTCGGAACGACGAGGAAGAAGTCGGCGG includes:
- a CDS encoding ParB/RepB/Spo0J family partition protein, whose amino-acid sequence is MKGEPKRRALGKGLGSLIPDVPPGGVDLGGAPQDVEIARIRPNPQQPRREFDEAEIDALAESIRNAGVLQPLLVRKDPDGRYTLIAGERRLRAARKAGLARVPVIVRDLPDEKFLEIALIENLQRDDLGPIETALAFRELVRRLGLSQTEVAERLGKPRSTVANYLRLLELPEEVRELLEKGRLEMGHGRALAGLRDPVAQVALARKAVARGWSVRELEEQVRRASDPLAGLRRRDAASRRDPNVAAAERTLARALQSRVTIHQTRAGRGRIEIRFANDDDLQRLYSLLLRASGASS
- a CDS encoding 16S rRNA (guanine(527)-N(7))-methyltransferase RsmG translates to MIAPDREALGAARRLLRRRPELPEEVRERLALHFGLLYAWNARINLTALRDPHVGAVRLLEESLEALPCFPEPAGTLADLGSGNGYPGLALLCALPGWSGYLVESVERKAAFLSAAVREVGLGDRVRVLHQRIASPRDVPDRAGTVTMRGFPRPVDWIARLAAGEPPRRVVAWLGKADAVAAARRVGGSRRSRVIPLGEGRGVLLCVERLRG
- the mnmE gene encoding tRNA uridine-5-carboxymethylaminomethyl(34) synthesis GTPase MnmE is translated as MAQKEGDTIVAPATPPGRGALAVVRLSGSRALEVARRVAPSLPARPRPRYAHLTVLSDRSGRELDTAVAVWFPAPRSYTGEEMVEITCHGSPAVVRELLAACRRAGARPADPGEFTVRAVRNGKLDLTQAEAIADLVEAATVEQAHLAARQLRGEVARALQPLAEEVASLLAELEAGLDFPDEEERLRPDPERLGAKSRELAGRLEALLERSAIARRVREGALVVLHGPANAGKSSLFNNLVGSDRAIVTDEPGTTRDLVEEVVVIEGLPVRLVDAAGVGAAVSKADAAGQERAWQAAREADLVLRVYALTTRERPAPAGPRELLVATHGDRPPAAPPVPGSLVVSNVTGAGIDRLRAEIARRLEAPGEAPLESVALANERHRHAADRARAALERAGTLLGSGGEPELAALELRQAVGHLREILGQVGPEEILERIFSRFCIGK
- a CDS encoding ParA family protein; this encodes MGRAIAVANQKGGVGKTTTAVNLGAGLAMAGRRTLLIDLDPQANTTRALGFERDPARATIYDSLIEGVSLEKILLPTDMENLFLCPSENELTGAEVELAGLPRREFRLADLLRSVRDAYEFVLMDCPPSLSFLTVNALTAADSVLIPIQCEYLALEGVTQLIETLRRVKRSLNPRLEVEGVLLTMYDERTNLSRQVAQEVMQFFRGAVYETVIPRNIRLGEAPSFGKPIFLYDSRSKGAAAYLELAKEILDREGRAEEKGAREGAGQPDS
- a CDS encoding carboxypeptidase regulatory-like domain-containing protein, with amino-acid sequence MRPLCRTPLALALAAWLAAAPGGAALAQSSTAGLRGVLLDQEGLPAVGFQVGLRRATGDLFLSPPTGKDGSFALAGLPPGRYELTAFDPRGEELGVTRKQVLLEAGRYERVELRLSGPPHPPGRAPAPEPAAERPKAGRLVTIGIPVAAAVVALLVAGGGGEAPVSPSSP
- the mnmG gene encoding tRNA uridine-5-carboxymethylaminomethyl(34) synthesis enzyme MnmG, whose product is MTRNLPPVVVIGGGHAGVEAADAAARLGADVVLVTLRPEALVRLSCNPAIGGIGKGHLVREIDALGGLMGRAADAAGIHFRVLNRSRGPAVRGPRAQQDFETYPAVVRRLLGRHGRVELLAGEVVGLRFDGDRVSAVETAAGEVIEAASVVVTTGTFLGGKLFRGEEEEPGGRAGEPPSVALSEALRMAGLRLGRFKTGTPPRLLARSVDLQRFEVQPGDEPPEPFSFANLALPRFRPPMPQVPTHLAQTNPRVHAVVRANLDRSPLYTGRIRAKGPRYCPSFEDKVVRFPDRDRHLLHLEPMGIEHPWIYVNGLSTSLPPEAQEEIVHAIEGLEDAVIARYGYAVEYDYAPPTQLHPTLEAKTRRGLFLAGQICGTTGYEEAAGLGLVAGVNAALRAMGRDPWVPDRFDSYLGVMVDDLTTRGVLEPYRMFTSRAEMRLSLSPDTADRRLRPVAEHLGLVSRADLERTERRWEAIQAARAALERRGPRGSAAQRLRRGEPPEEVLSEVEAARRLPPADRATLAASVRYEGYLERERKEVARLRQAESIRLPRDFDFSRIPGLSHEVRERLAEVRPASLGQAARIPGVTPAALALLAAAVGTRRHAAPA
- a CDS encoding A/G-specific adenine glycosylase, producing the protein MGYRRRVRGTTSERAELPAAAGALRRSLLNWFERNRRDLPWRNRRDPFAVWVSEIMLQQTTAATAARYYGPFLERFPDVAALAAAPEDEVLAAWSGLGYYRRARRLRLAARRIVASGGRFPSTSREWLRLPGVGRYAASAIASIAFGEPVAAVDGNVRRVLARLLALEGDPARGSGARRIEDAASRLVAGARPGDVNEALMDLGATTCRPRRPDCARCPWRRWCRALADGSPERFPPPRTRPDEIRVARAAALLRGRGCVLLRRGPRGSLNEGMWDLPGAELWRSGPGASRGGEPESWSPRMARRFRLALRRETGLAIRPGRLLGTFRHVITRHRIRLFVVEARLEAEPAGDGWAWFSPPRLAGAALTSAARRALRATGVLTER